The DNA region GGATACAAATCTGTCATTTTGTCCTCAGTGAAATAtgcaaaattttgtaaGGAATTTGGTGATAGTTTGAATTTCAGCCTTTTACCAAGTTCATCTGATTTCAATGGTTGATATTTCCTCGAAGAGGTCAATCTAAGTAAAACTTCTCCATTTGGGAGAATATCTTCCATCGATGAATCCTCCATGctttcatcattatcttcctttgattttgaatcgTAATCATCGACAAATCCTAGTGAATCGGGGTTCATTAGCAACTCTTCCGTACTCTGGTACATCTTTGAAATCGCTACAATGGAATTCACTAGTCAAAAAGGGCTACGTAATTACTGGAACGATAGCACACCTTCCTTACTTTCCCATTAAATGGTCCTCTTGGTACATGTTTTTTCcatcagaaaaaaatatccatATCTTGCGATCCGATGGGCTAGTGTTACCCGCATGGTAAGActtaataataaatatcatTCAGGAACCAGCTCAAATGGCTGTTCCACAATATTACCCACATTCTCCTCGAATACTGCGTTTAGTACCACCAAGATATGTCCCAAAGAAAATGTCCAGAGCAAGAAATAGCACTCGTATTATAGGTTTTGCCACGAAAAATGGCCATACGAGGTTACTAAAGGGAGCAAGAACTAGACAAGATGCATCCGTTCGACATTGAATTGAGGATTTCTCGAGGAAAATGTATTTGCAGAGTTCAATTCACCGTTATAGTATGTCTATTTTCCATATTCAATCCTTTATTATTcagacttttttttttccaaacttgaaaaattttgcgatgagcttttgaaatttattagtACGATGAATTTATACAGTAGAGAGTTTACTAGCATCTAGAAGACAGTGGGTAAAGACGCTGATGGCCATGGCATTTCCTACTTCAGCTGAAGCAATGACGAAATTGCTACGTtccaaagaaattaaaacGGAAGAATTAGCAAAGATCATGCagaaatttgatgatttgacATTCTGTTTTCCAAATAAAGAAATCTTTGCTATCGAGTTGATTCAAGATAGATGGAATGATGTGAAGAGACCAGAATTCAAACTGGATTCCATGATATGGGAGACGTACGTCGATATGTGGGCGAAAGTCAATAATGATGAGAGgcttttcaagaaaatttttaaaaatttgaagttcACTAATCTACTAATTCAAACTTTCCAAATACAGAACGACCCGAACGGCGTATTCCTCAGGAAACTTCTAAGAACATGCAAGTTGATTAACTCAATGGTTACAATAGACGTATCTTTTGATAATAGTTGCAAACTCTTGGCTGGCGCATTAAAATGCCTTTTGATCGTCTCCATTGACGAATTTGATAACACAGAGAGGAATGCGTTACTCATGGAACTAATGACTATGGCTGAATTAGATCATATCCCAGAAGTCACAGGGAAATCATCAAACATCTATTGCAGTACTATGCTATATCCTACAATCAACTACGTTGCACAAACATCTCAAAATAATGCTGATTCAGTAACCAAACTTTCTGGATATTTGGGGAAGTTTGTATTccatgaaaataataattcaaatttggcaaaattattgggaaaattttttgaaactaATAAAACTTTAGATTCTGCCGTTGTCATGGTACTTTTCCAAAAAGCCATACAATTCTTATCAAAGAACAACTTCAAAGAgttagaaattttattcacATTTATCGTAACTATTCAACCTTCAATAACGGCAGCTCTATTGAACGAACTCTCATTATCAAAGAAGACCATGTCCCATGATTTTCTAACTGAACTGTTCAAGAAGAACCTTGAATCGAATGAAACACATAGTGAAACTTTCTGGAATCTATTCTTACAACTTTTAAATCTAGACATTGAAATtggtattgaaaattctgatACTTTAATGAACTTGATCGAAgagaatttcaaagaaagagCCACATTTGTGACCAAACTTTGGGCTAAACTCGTTTCATGTTATATAAATGCAAGAGAATTGccacaatttttgaaaaaatggcAAGATTATTCAATTAGTCAACAATCGCAACTATTTATGGAGACTCCAGAGCTTTCTATGGAAGTCTCCAAGGGTATTGTAAATTTATCAACAAGCCAACTGAGGGAAATATTATCACAAACAGTGGACACTATAATAAATGGCTCAGAAGATCAATACGGATACAGTGCATTGAGAACCTATTTAAAGGGCCTGCCGATGCTATCGTTTACCATTCTACCAGAATTTAAGCATGTTctctcaaaaattttcgaaattgaagaaatggatAAATTCTGGgacatcaaatatttgattttgaatgtCTATGACGATATATTGCCTGCTCAATCTATTTCTACCGAAGAAATCAATCTACTACTAAACCATTCGGATAATGAATCCGCTGAATTCTATTATtacttcttcaaattaAGAGAATATGAAGCTTTTGATTTCACCAAAATCGAATCGAGATTAATGGCCCTCTTAGAAAGTGACGGACTTTCTAGCGATGCCAGGCGTACCTTCTTGGAAAATACCTTTGTAAATTGGTCTTCAATAATTAATTCAGcgttttcaaaagaaaatatcaacaaGTTGATCTCAATGATTGTAACGAAGGTGGAATATATTGATTTActgaatatatttttcgaaaatgaCGATTTTTTCGAAGAAGATAACATTGTATTTCACCTTGTCAAtaatatttccaaattatgCAATGAAGGATCTGCTATTACCTTTATGACTAAAATACCATTACAATGCTATAATAAAAACACCAGAATTGAACTTATTAACactctttcttcaaaatctgtTCTGACATCGTCGgatataaatttattagtACATTTGTTAGCAAGCCCAACATTCAAATCAAACATCGAGAGGCAGTTCGAAAGACTACAAGATCTTACCTCGAAAACATCAGATACCACATCTTctttaaataaattcaaCACGATCGTCTTTGAAACAGTATGGAAAAATCATGTTTTACAGATCAAAGAAGCAACCAGTAGAACATTTGTCGATTCTGTCATCAGTGAAATATCTGACAGGCTACTCGGGACTAACTTCGATAGACTTGGCGTTGAATTGGCGTATTCGATTTTGACCACTTCTCCAACAGAGATAGCCAAGGATCTAGCACAcaaattcatcaacttTGGATTCCATACAATAAAGTCGTCTGATATAGACGACAGCCTATTATCATGGATGTTAAACTGTCTTTACACAATTTTTATGAACATTGTGGTTATTACTGATGAACAGAAATCAGCAATCAAATCGATAACGGCAGATCTAATGAAAAGGAACAATATTGATGCATCACTACTAAGTTCCACCTTTTTACTCAACTCGGTCTTTTTCGATGACAAATTACAACTTCTATATGCTCAATATATCGTTGCGAGAACTATGGGTTGCCagaaagatattttattgCCTTCGGTGGAAGCAGTCATAGCTCGTAAAGTCAAAGAAGAGACAGGTtatgatgatttcaattctgCTTTTGCATCTACAGTTAAATGTTTCGCAGAGCCTATCACAGATGTATATCTTGAATGCACGATAGAGCTATACCAAGTACAAACAAGACATATTTCTAAAGGCAACACGATAGGGTCACACCTTTTCgtaaaatcaataattgaattctACACAAATCTATTAAACCTCAATGCTTCGGTGGAACAAGCGTTGGCTCTCGTTGCAGTTTTACAAGATCTTCTGGTTTCAAAACCATGGTTATTCACTCAATACTGTGTTGAAATCTTATTTGCATTATGTTTTGCATTGTCCAACCTCATAATCTCAGCATCAAATAGTACAGAGAAcaatgatgaaatatttattggcactataaaaattatatcaaatatattattagttCATAGGGTTAAATTATCCAATCGTCAACATTTAGTCAATACATTATTGTGCCAATACTTGGATATCATCTCtcaaagcaaaaaaaagaatttaacCTCAGAATCTGCTAAAGCTCTTTCAAGATTGATAACAGATTTTTGTGAACCATCTAACATTTCTAATAACAAAAACGATAGTAAATTAAATTCTCAAGTAAGTACTATTAGACAAAGGTTGAGGAGAGATgtaccatttttattaataaaatatattcatctATCGATTATCTCACCATTTGACTCGTCCATTAGAAGGGAATTGACACGAGGTATATTctctattttcaatttgctATCCCAAAATGACCTCAGCATGGTCAATTCCATATTAGACTCTGCTGGTAAGCAATATTTCAGGTCACTATATGTcgaatataaaaaatctgGAAAATGGCGTGAGGATTGAATACATCTCAACAATCTGTATTAATATATACAAATGATGTACTGACTGCATATCTAATGCgctatttaaaatttttgcgATTAGCAAGTAAGTCTTAGTATATATAGTTCGTGATTACGTACACAACCCGAAGAAAGTCTATTTATAATCTGATATCAGCATCTTATACTCTTGCTTATCgacattttcttttttctcataCCTTGACCCGAGTCTGACAAATGTCCATTGGGTCAGTAAACCAGAGGGCTGATATCTTTCGGGGGCTGTTCTCTCAATATAGTAGAGACTACAATTTGATCCAACAATCAAAAACAACGGCATAGAAGATTGAGAGGCCTTCTCATCAAATTTCATGCCATAAATTGTTTCTCGATATTTATTGTCGATGGCAATTATCTTATTAACTTTGAAGTAAAGAGGTATACTAACCGAAGGACCAGTTCCAAAATATCCACAGTCAGGTCGACACTccacattttttttaatatgGAGCACATTATTTGAGTCAATACAAGCTGAATATATTGAGCTTGAACTACCATTAGAAACAGAGAGAAGGCGGACCAATGGCTTTTGTAAAAGTGGAGAATTCTGAGTTGATACGACTACCTTCGTTAAGTAGCTTGGTGTACCGTTGAAACTTCTTTCAACGCGAGGGAGCAGTCTACTTGGGTATGAGTTAAATATCCTTAATTTTTGCTCAACTGAAAATGCACTAGAAACGTATGGCAATTTAGATTGTTCTTGGGACAATGATGACACCTCAGACAATTTTGAACCCTCTTGAGTTATTTCCAGCAAAAACTCTTTTACACCATCACCAAAAAAGGTAAGGATTACTTTATTGAGACCATTTCTTGCAACCGTAATTATGAGAGATGATACAAGACAATTAATTCTAACTGTATGtacattttttattaaattttgttttacTACATTCACCACCTTGAAGCATGGATTTTCAGAACCTATATACAAAACAAACCAGCCTGCAAACAGAGTTTTGGTGAAAGATCCAAGATTATGATTTGAGATTTCCTGCAGCATGTATTTTGATCCTAGTTGCCCAGGGACATTTTGTATGGCTAACTCTTTTCTTGTAATGTAATCAAATAATACTAGTTCATATCCTCTTTTTTCCTTGTTATGAATCAACAACAGTCCCAACCACTTTTTAAATTGCAGATTGCAGATAGCTATAGGAACACGAGAGTCAAAAGTGATCACTTTTGGCAGAAACTTTGGGTCTTCgtttaattttgaaatatcgGTCTTGTATACCCTAACCTTCGAGTTTTCATCATGTGTTACTATACTGAGCGTCTTGTCAGTATTCTCAAAAAGCCTCACATTGTTTAGGCTGTTTTCGACCTGGAGCAATACTCCATAACTGCTATCATTATGATTGATAGCATAGATTGAATGGCTGTCATAAAATAATgtgcaaaaaaaaagattggGAGTTATGACAGGCTTTAGCGCTGTAGCAAATTCgttttgaataaataaacGTACCCTAGCAAGATTGGAGCATAGACATAAGATCTCACCGGTAACTGTCAACAATGTGACACTAAAAATGCCCGTCTGTTTAAGTACGCTAAGGTGCATCGATGCAATTGACGGGCCATCCCAAGCCCTAGATGCAAGGATTTTATTGTTTTCATACAGTAGAATAGTGCTGTCTTGATTCTGTACTAAAAGGAACACATTGCTTTCCTGAACTAATGCTGCGCTTATGCCAGTCAAGCCGCCGCCAACTTTGCCTTCATAAAATCTCTCTGTAACTCctgtttcaatattatatcTTGAAATCAAGTATCTACCCGTTTGATACAATTGCAACGAAAGGTCCCACGCAGGATTATCAAGAGATAATACGGGACCAGAGCACACCAATATTTCATTGGTATCAGTTAATGTTAATATCGTAACAATATTTCCTCTTTCGcttataaaattttctggtTGAAGTGAACCCTTTCTCTTGGGTGACGAccttttttcatctttatgGAGAttcatttcaaagatttccTCAGAATGCACATAAGTAATATTTCCCTCACGATTGTTCAGCCATATATCTACCACATTTTTGTGCGGTAGTGACACTTCTAAAGATAATGGTAAATGAGGAAATCTTCTTTGGtacaattcaataaatccaTTATCATGCTTATTTGAAGAACCGCACGAAACAACGGTATGATTCAGATCTCCGACAGAATTAAGCAACCCAGTGTCATGGTAAAGtttgttttcaaaattaaagcCATCTATCTTTACTTTCCAACTTTCGAAgttgaaatcattttctttgtttgaTTTAACTTCTACACAAAAGACACCATCAGCTTTATTAAACACTatgaaatttgatttattaacTCTTTGCATGAAATTTATCGGCACTTCTCCTTCCCAATGGGATAGAGGATTCAGCAATTGCCATTTTAAGATCTTCTTAAGGCCACCTGACGCCCTCTCACTTTTAACATTCTTGTTTGTGGGATTATAGAGAGCATACAAATTAATTATACCAGAGCTGCAGGCGCCTGTACTAAAATAGAGCAAAATTCTGTACATGAAACCATACCtatcaagtttttcaaCAGTAGAGTTGATAAAATGTGtagtttctttttcatttttcctGAATTTAAATGGCCTGGCAACTGGAATCATATCAACTTGTTCCATGTTTGGAtaaatgtatataaaaGTGGCGAATCTTGACGTCACAACTAAAAAAGCGTCATCTTTGATCATTTTAATGACATGTGAATCTCCACTATGAAACCCCaaaattgtatattttttaaacAGCTCATACTCGATTGAATACTCCCTTCGACATATGTCAACGCGTACAGCTTCAAGAGGATCACTCGACCTTATCCATACTAGCAAAAAAGATCCAGatgagaaaaaatcaataatcaCAGAGGTACATGCCGaataaatatttctatGATGTATTACTTGAAAATTATTGGTGATTTCACATTCAAAGATATTCTGACGGTCAAAAGAGTAGAAGATATAGTTCTTATActtcttgaatattattttccCCAGAAGAGGAAGTTGTTCAAAGAAAGGTTTCATCGATGTTTCACCTATTTTGGCCAGTTTTCGAAAActtaaaaatataatattggCGTGATTTGTCAGAACTGCTGCAGAGTCACCATCGACACTATATGCAATTAGGTGCTCAGGATTCGGAAGCTCAAAGGCAAATAGtatttctttatttaatgGAGCATATACGTAAACTAATTTATTCAGAAAAACAACCACTCTTGGACCTTTCAGTTTCTCAATACCAATTGTTTGATTCAGCACATTATCTTGTTCATTGAGCGgatgaattttcaaataatcaatTCCATTTAACTGCGGCTCCTTCCCACCTGAAGATTCGAGATCAAGTGTCTCATCAAAAGTTGCAACATCTATCCCGGACAGATTTCCATCATCACTCATTTCCCTGTTTGATCTTcatataatattgaaacttttttcattttgtgAACCGAGCGCCAAACTTTTTAGACTATGAAAAAAGAAGGTAGTAGTGTCAGTATTGCGACAGCTCTTGGACAGAAACCCTCAGCAAATCAATAAAACATTCTGTAGGAGCTGCAAATATGATAAAGAGCATTTTACTTGTATTACTTTAGTATGTGGCGTATTATATCCTACTGCAAAACAAAAACTAAATCGCTACTTAGGGCTTTTCAATCGTCTTGAATGGACACCTCTTGCTCTTGCAGCCATATCACTTGCCAGCACACTCAGTAGACACGCTATGGAAAACTGTAGCTTGCATATGTCTTACAATTCTCAATTTCAAGAGTGGTCCAAAGGTAAGAACTATTTTAACCGCCAGCCTTGCGTTTTCTAAAAAGCAGTTTACGTATTACCCGACCTACTACATTTAGCCCTAACTTCCTGCCTCAAAACCCTAATGATCGTCCAATAAAAGTCCAGAAAATCATAAACCCATATCTCACACTATAATCGTATCGGAGTTTCCAAAAACTTTACGGTCACGTGGAAAGGATCTAATTTCAGAGCGTATTATGGAAGAAAGATTAGTGTATATAACTGGTAACCTAATTTGAGAGGATTTCTCATAACGGACCAATACTGAATGGTGCACTGGAAACAACTAATTATACCATATTTCTGAATCTCAAGTTAATTCTTGGTACACATCATAGCCTAACAAATCGATGCTGACTACATTTATAAAACAGC from Kazachstania africana CBS 2517 chromosome 5, complete genome includes:
- the KAFR0E00610 gene encoding uncharacterized protein (similar to Saccharomyces cerevisiae YEL025C; ancestral locus Anc_1.464), whose protein sequence is MSDDGNLSGIDVATFDETLDLESSGGKEPQLNGIDYLKIHPLNEQDNVLNQTIGIEKLKGPRVVVFLNKLVYVYAPLNKEILFAFELPNPEHLIAYSVDGDSAAVLTNHANIIFLSFRKLAKIGETSMKPFFEQLPLLGKIIFKKYKNYIFYSFDRQNIFECEITNNFQVIHHRNIYSACTSVIIDFFSSGSFLLVWIRSSDPLEAVRVDICRREYSIEYELFKKYTILGFHSGDSHVIKMIKDDAFLVVTSRFATFIYIYPNMEQVDMIPVARPFKFRKNEKETTHFINSTVEKLDRYGFMYRILLYFSTGACSSGIINLYALYNPTNKNVKSERASGGLKKILKWQLLNPLSHWEGEVPINFMQRVNKSNFIVFNKADGVFCVEVKSNKENDFNFESWKVKIDGFNFENKLYHDTGLLNSVGDLNHTVVSCGSSNKHDNGFIELYQRRFPHLPLSLEVSLPHKNVVDIWLNNREGNITYVHSEEIFEMNLHKDEKRSSPKRKGSLQPENFISERGNIVTILTLTDTNEILVCSGPVLSLDNPAWDLSLQLYQTGRYLISRYNIETGVTERFYEGKVGGGLTGISAALVQESNVFLLVQNQDSTILLYENNKILASRAWDGPSIASMHLSVLKQTGIFSVTLLTVTGEILCLCSNLARVRLFIQNEFATALKPVITPNLFFCTLFYDSHSIYAINHNDSSYGVLLQVENSLNNVRLFENTDKTLSIVTHDENSKVRVYKTDISKLNEDPKFLPKVITFDSRVPIAICNLQFKKWLGLLLIHNKEKRGYELVLFDYITRKELAIQNVPGQLGSKYMLQEISNHNLGSFTKTLFAGWFVLYIGSENPCFKVVNVVKQNLIKNVHTVRINCLVSSLIITVARNGLNKVILTFFGDGVKEFLLEITQEGSKLSEVSSLSQEQSKLPYVSSAFSVEQKLRIFNSYPSRLLPRVERSFNGTPSYLTKVVVSTQNSPLLQKPLVRLLSVSNGSSSSIYSACIDSNNVLHIKKNVECRPDCGYFGTGPSVSIPLYFKVNKIIAIDNKYRETIYGMKFDEKASQSSMPLFLIVGSNCSLYYIERTAPERYQPSGLLTQWTFVRLGSRYEKKENVDKQEYKMLISDYK
- the URB2 gene encoding ribosome biogenesis protein URB2 (similar to Saccharomyces cerevisiae URB2 (YJR041C); ancestral locus Anc_1.467) produces the protein MAMAFPTSAEAMTKLLRSKEIKTEELAKIMQKFDDLTFCFPNKEIFAIELIQDRWNDVKRPEFKLDSMIWETYVDMWAKVNNDERLFKKIFKNLKFTNLLIQTFQIQNDPNGVFLRKLLRTCKLINSMVTIDVSFDNSCKLLAGALKCLLIVSIDEFDNTERNALLMELMTMAELDHIPEVTGKSSNIYCSTMLYPTINYVAQTSQNNADSVTKLSGYLGKFVFHENNNSNLAKLLGKFFETNKTLDSAVVMVLFQKAIQFLSKNNFKELEILFTFIVTIQPSITAALLNELSLSKKTMSHDFLTELFKKNLESNETHSETFWNLFLQLLNLDIEIGIENSDTLMNLIEENFKERATFVTKLWAKLVSCYINARELPQFLKKWQDYSISQQSQLFMETPELSMEVSKGIVNLSTSQLREILSQTVDTIINGSEDQYGYSALRTYLKGLPMLSFTILPEFKHVLSKIFEIEEMDKFWDIKYLILNVYDDILPAQSISTEEINLLLNHSDNESAEFYYYFFKLREYEAFDFTKIESRLMALLESDGLSSDARRTFLENTFVNWSSIINSAFSKENINKLISMIVTKVEYIDLLNIFFENDDFFEEDNIVFHLVNNISKLCNEGSAITFMTKIPLQCYNKNTRIELINTLSSKSVLTSSDINLLVHLLASPTFKSNIERQFERLQDLTSKTSDTTSSLNKFNTIVFETVWKNHVLQIKEATSRTFVDSVISEISDRLLGTNFDRLGVELAYSILTTSPTEIAKDLAHKFINFGFHTIKSSDIDDSLLSWMLNCLYTIFMNIVVITDEQKSAIKSITADLMKRNNIDASLLSSTFLLNSVFFDDKLQLLYAQYIVARTMGCQKDILLPSVEAVIARKVKEETGYDDFNSAFASTVKCFAEPITDVYLECTIELYQVQTRHISKGNTIGSHLFVKSIIEFYTNLLNLNASVEQALALVAVLQDLLVSKPWLFTQYCVEILFALCFALSNLIISASNSTENNDEIFIGTIKIISNILLVHRVKLSNRQHLVNTLLCQYLDIISQSKKKNLTSESAKALSRLITDFCEPSNISNNKNDSKLNSQVSTIRQRLRRDVPFLLIKYIHLSIISPFDSSIRRELTRGIFSIFNLLSQNDLSMVNSILDSAGKQYFRSLYVEYKKSGKWRED